In Ilumatobacter fluminis, the following proteins share a genomic window:
- a CDS encoding inositol monophosphatase family protein, producing the protein MKAVNPSQALDTFRTAADAVAAVLASNTDWGASGRRDGQYAVDLDADQACLDVLYRSGYRVLSEESGVTAPDGADGDAPIVVVDPLDGSTNASHGIPWFATALCLVDDDGPAVAMVANHASGAVYTATRGGGAFLDGERCRPNATTDLSAALVGVSGLPTHHYGWAQFRAMGASAPDICNVAGGVTDAFVDMNDQHGVWDYLASVLIAEEAGCVAAEVFDRDLCVLDHTARRGPVVATTPELLEAILAARRA; encoded by the coding sequence GTGAAGGCAGTCAACCCCTCCCAGGCCCTCGACACGTTCCGTACGGCGGCCGACGCCGTCGCCGCTGTGCTCGCCTCCAATACCGATTGGGGAGCGTCCGGTCGGCGTGACGGCCAGTACGCCGTCGACCTCGACGCCGACCAGGCGTGCCTCGACGTGCTCTACCGGTCGGGCTACCGAGTCCTGTCCGAAGAGAGCGGCGTCACCGCACCCGACGGCGCAGACGGCGACGCCCCGATCGTCGTCGTCGACCCGCTCGACGGATCGACCAACGCCTCCCACGGCATCCCCTGGTTCGCCACCGCGTTGTGCCTCGTCGACGACGACGGTCCCGCCGTCGCCATGGTCGCCAACCACGCCTCGGGCGCCGTCTACACGGCGACTCGCGGCGGAGGCGCCTTCCTCGACGGCGAGCGGTGCCGCCCCAACGCGACCACCGACCTGTCGGCGGCGCTCGTCGGGGTGTCGGGTCTGCCGACCCATCACTACGGCTGGGCCCAGTTCCGGGCGATGGGTGCCTCGGCGCCCGACATCTGCAACGTTGCCGGCGGCGTCACCGACGCCTTCGTCGACATGAACGACCAGCACGGGGTCTGGGACTACCTTGCCTCGGTCTTGATCGCCGAAGAGGCGGGGTGTGTCGCCGCCGAGGTGTTCGACCGAGACCTCTGCGTCCTCGATCACACCGCTCGCCGTGGGCCGGTCGTGGCCACCACACCCGAACTGCTCGAGGCCATCCTCGCCGCCCGTCGGGCGTGA
- the malQ gene encoding 4-alpha-glucanotransferase: MTETAPFPSRCYGVLMHPTSFPGPEPIGTLGAEAHEFVDWLATTGASIWQILPLTYLGSEDSPYFSPSSFAGNTWLIDLRELVAAGLIAGIGTPPRGDETQVDFEAMRTWKAPLLDAAAGAFLDDDGHPWWPDYERFVAESPWLADVCHFIARKHADPVSPWWDWDPAIRRREPAALAASAIEHAAAIEREQVLQFFFDRQWQAVRARANAAGIVVLGDTPIYVAPDSADVWAHQSQFQLDDDGRLTAQAGVPPDYFSETGQLWGNPIYRWDVMADDGFSWWIDRLGRTLDQTGIVRIDHFRALSAYWSVPADDETAIDGTWMTGPGQAFVDAVGQAFPSLPIVAEDLGDLDDDVLALRDRNDLVGMRVLQFGFDGPPNDHHPSRIVERSVVYTGTHDNDTLAGWWTSSPRRRKERVRRDTGMPPRVRTRKAVWSLIETVLASPAVAAVVPVQDLLVLGSESRMNLPGTATGNWQWRLRPGALTERLASDLRSLAESTNR; this comes from the coding sequence GTGACCGAGACCGCACCGTTCCCGTCCCGCTGCTACGGGGTGCTCATGCACCCGACGTCGTTCCCGGGCCCCGAACCGATCGGCACCCTGGGTGCCGAGGCGCACGAGTTCGTCGATTGGCTGGCCACGACCGGAGCGTCGATCTGGCAGATCCTGCCGCTGACCTACCTCGGCAGCGAGGACTCGCCGTACTTCAGCCCGTCGTCGTTCGCCGGCAACACCTGGCTCATCGATCTGCGCGAGCTGGTGGCGGCCGGTCTCATCGCGGGCATCGGCACCCCGCCCCGGGGCGACGAGACCCAGGTCGACTTCGAGGCGATGCGAACGTGGAAGGCGCCACTGCTCGACGCAGCGGCCGGCGCCTTCCTCGATGACGACGGCCACCCCTGGTGGCCCGACTACGAGCGCTTCGTCGCCGAGTCCCCGTGGTTGGCCGACGTGTGCCACTTCATCGCACGCAAACACGCCGACCCCGTCTCGCCGTGGTGGGACTGGGATCCGGCGATCAGGCGGCGCGAGCCCGCTGCGCTTGCCGCCTCGGCGATCGAGCACGCCGCAGCGATCGAGCGCGAGCAGGTCTTGCAGTTCTTCTTCGACCGGCAGTGGCAGGCGGTGCGTGCCCGAGCCAACGCGGCCGGCATCGTGGTGCTCGGTGACACGCCGATCTATGTCGCGCCCGACTCGGCCGACGTGTGGGCACACCAGTCGCAGTTCCAACTCGACGACGACGGCCGGCTGACCGCCCAGGCCGGCGTGCCGCCCGACTACTTCAGCGAGACCGGACAGCTGTGGGGCAACCCGATCTACCGCTGGGACGTGATGGCCGACGACGGATTCTCGTGGTGGATCGACCGGCTCGGGCGAACCCTCGATCAGACCGGCATCGTCCGCATCGACCACTTCCGCGCCCTGTCGGCGTACTGGTCGGTCCCCGCCGACGACGAGACCGCGATCGACGGGACGTGGATGACCGGCCCCGGCCAGGCGTTCGTCGACGCAGTCGGGCAGGCGTTCCCGTCACTCCCGATCGTCGCCGAAGACCTCGGTGACCTCGACGACGACGTGCTCGCGCTGCGCGACCGGAACGACCTCGTCGGGATGCGGGTCTTGCAGTTCGGCTTCGACGGACCGCCCAACGATCACCATCCGAGTCGCATCGTCGAGCGCAGCGTCGTCTACACCGGGACGCACGACAACGACACCCTCGCAGGATGGTGGACATCGTCGCCGCGTCGTCGCAAGGAGCGCGTCCGCCGCGACACCGGGATGCCGCCCAGGGTCCGCACCCGCAAGGCCGTGTGGTCGCTGATCGAGACGGTGCTCGCGAGCCCCGCTGTGGCCGCCGTCGTCCCGGTGCAAGACCTGCTCGTCCTCGGTAGCGAGTCCCGGATGAACCTCCCCGGCACGGCGACCGGCAACTGGCAGTGGCGTCTCCGCCCCGGCGCGCTCACCGAACGCCTGGCGAGCGACCTCAGGTCCCTCGCCGAGTCGACCAACCGCTGA
- a CDS encoding TetR/AcrR family transcriptional regulator gives MARPPQSDEERSAKRRQIQRAAIELYRERGSDVTVRNVADRAGVSVGTVYSYFDSLATLMRSLWTGAVARVNVEFIELASEFDEPLTRIRALLERYVQFALDEPEVYRSALLYVRPPSHDQPEPDHPDELPFHALLVTAVREGQGVGTIVAGEPERLAQVLWAGVHGAVALSQNMSIYRLEGPAELGPTAIDLLLRGIRVPPTG, from the coding sequence GTGGCACGACCACCCCAATCCGACGAGGAACGCTCGGCGAAGCGTCGCCAGATCCAACGCGCGGCGATCGAGCTGTATCGGGAGCGGGGTTCCGACGTGACGGTCCGCAACGTGGCCGACCGTGCCGGTGTCTCCGTCGGCACCGTGTACTCCTACTTCGACAGCCTCGCGACGCTCATGCGTTCGTTGTGGACGGGCGCCGTCGCACGGGTCAACGTCGAGTTCATCGAATTGGCGAGCGAGTTCGACGAGCCGCTCACACGCATCCGAGCCCTGCTCGAGCGCTACGTGCAGTTCGCGCTCGACGAGCCCGAGGTGTACCGGAGCGCACTGCTGTACGTACGACCACCGTCGCACGATCAACCCGAACCCGACCATCCCGACGAGCTGCCGTTCCACGCCCTGCTGGTGACGGCGGTGCGGGAGGGGCAGGGCGTCGGCACGATCGTGGCGGGCGAGCCCGAGCGGTTGGCGCAGGTGTTGTGGGCAGGTGTCCACGGCGCTGTTGCGCTGTCACAGAACATGTCGATCTATCGGCTCGAGGGCCCCGCCGAGCTCGGACCGACGGCGATCGACCTACTGCTGCGCGGCATCCGTGTTCCTCCCACCGGGTGA
- a CDS encoding pyridoxal phosphate-dependent decarboxylase family protein — MDELSAVRDAAERALAYAATIDERRVFPDAGAVDALSALGGTVPDGESDVAETLELLAEVGGAATVVNTGPNYYGFVTGATHPAALGAAMIAAAWDQNAALPVMSPVAATLHDVTREWLVDLLGLGADTDVAYVTGATVANASCLAAARDALLAEVGWDAPAQGLFGAPLIQVVTGRQAHSTVRKSLGFVGLGSERIMTVPSDDQGRMRADLLPDLDPADGPILVCAQAGEVNTGAFDPFDEIADWTEARGGWLHVDGAFGLWALADPTRAHLTAGLTRADSLATDGHKWLNVTYDCGIALVQRPGALRRTFASIAGYLPPASGFEAMHHTPQSSQRARQIEVWAVLRALGRTGLATLVQRGCDGATAIAERLGTSDGFEIVNDVVLNQVLVIYRDPATTARLIEAVQDDGRIWCGPTSWNGATAMRISVSSWKTTFDDARRAADVITEVAASLG; from the coding sequence ATGGACGAGCTGAGTGCGGTACGTGACGCGGCGGAACGGGCGTTGGCGTACGCCGCGACCATCGACGAGCGGCGGGTGTTCCCCGACGCTGGTGCGGTCGATGCACTGTCGGCGCTGGGCGGGACCGTGCCCGACGGCGAGTCCGACGTCGCCGAGACGCTCGAACTGCTGGCCGAGGTGGGCGGTGCGGCCACGGTGGTCAACACCGGCCCGAACTACTACGGGTTCGTCACCGGGGCGACGCACCCTGCCGCACTCGGCGCTGCGATGATCGCAGCCGCCTGGGACCAGAACGCCGCGTTGCCGGTCATGTCGCCGGTGGCAGCGACGCTCCACGACGTCACCCGCGAGTGGCTCGTCGACCTGTTGGGCCTCGGTGCCGACACCGACGTCGCGTACGTCACCGGGGCGACGGTCGCCAACGCCTCCTGCCTCGCTGCCGCGCGGGACGCGCTCCTCGCCGAGGTGGGGTGGGACGCTCCGGCCCAGGGACTGTTCGGGGCCCCGCTGATCCAGGTGGTGACCGGCCGCCAGGCGCACTCGACGGTTCGGAAGTCGTTGGGGTTCGTCGGACTCGGCTCCGAACGGATCATGACGGTGCCGTCCGACGATCAGGGCCGCATGCGTGCCGATCTGCTCCCCGATCTCGACCCGGCCGACGGCCCGATCCTGGTGTGTGCGCAGGCCGGCGAGGTGAACACCGGAGCGTTCGATCCGTTCGACGAGATCGCCGACTGGACGGAGGCTCGCGGTGGCTGGCTCCACGTCGACGGCGCATTCGGGTTGTGGGCCCTGGCCGATCCGACGCGTGCACACCTCACCGCCGGGCTCACCCGGGCCGACTCGCTGGCCACCGACGGCCACAAGTGGCTGAACGTCACCTACGACTGCGGGATCGCGCTCGTCCAGCGACCCGGCGCACTCCGGCGGACCTTCGCGTCGATCGCCGGCTACCTGCCGCCTGCGAGCGGCTTCGAGGCGATGCACCACACACCCCAGTCGTCGCAGCGTGCCCGCCAGATCGAGGTGTGGGCGGTCTTGCGTGCCCTCGGCCGGACCGGTCTCGCAACATTGGTGCAGCGTGGGTGCGACGGCGCCACGGCGATCGCCGAGCGGCTGGGTACGAGCGACGGATTCGAGATCGTGAACGACGTGGTGCTCAACCAGGTGCTCGTCATCTATCGCGATCCGGCTACCACGGCGAGGCTGATCGAAGCCGTGCAGGACGACGGACGGATCTGGTGCGGTCCGACCTCGTGGAACGGGGCGACGGCGATGCGGATCAGCGTGTCGTCGTGGAAGACGACGTTCGACGACGCCCGCCGGGCTGCCGACGTGATCACCGAGGTCGCCGCCTCGCTCGGCTGA
- a CDS encoding SDR family NAD(P)-dependent oxidoreductase, producing the protein MSRLEGAVCVVVGAGQQRGATIGNGRATAIRFAEEGARLVLVDRDAEAVEATLDAVAEMGVEAVPLVVDVTDAGAPERVIAAAVEHFGRLDVLQNNVGIGAGDRPPHRLDEDVFDRIVEVNLKATWRLCKAAIPTMREQQRGAITNVSSIASIAGTQIAAYRMSKAGVDALTRNVAVTNAAHGIRCNAVLPGLIDTPIGVDAAAAALGVDRDEYAAKRAAQVPMRRQGTAWDVANASLFLASDEAAFITGVCLPVDGGQTARIG; encoded by the coding sequence GTGAGCCGGCTGGAGGGCGCCGTCTGCGTCGTCGTCGGCGCCGGGCAGCAGCGCGGCGCGACGATCGGGAACGGGCGAGCCACCGCGATCCGGTTTGCCGAGGAGGGGGCACGCCTCGTCCTGGTCGATCGTGACGCCGAGGCCGTCGAGGCGACGCTGGATGCAGTCGCCGAGATGGGAGTCGAGGCCGTGCCGCTCGTCGTCGACGTGACCGATGCCGGGGCGCCCGAGCGGGTGATCGCCGCAGCGGTCGAGCACTTCGGGCGGCTCGACGTGCTGCAGAACAATGTGGGTATCGGGGCCGGCGACCGGCCGCCCCACCGACTCGACGAGGACGTGTTCGATCGGATCGTCGAGGTCAACCTGAAAGCGACGTGGCGGCTGTGCAAAGCCGCCATCCCGACCATGCGGGAGCAGCAGCGGGGCGCCATCACCAATGTGTCGTCGATCGCGTCGATCGCCGGCACCCAGATCGCCGCCTACCGGATGTCGAAGGCTGGTGTCGACGCGCTGACCAGGAATGTGGCCGTCACGAACGCCGCACACGGCATCCGGTGCAACGCCGTGCTCCCCGGCCTGATCGACACGCCGATCGGCGTCGATGCCGCCGCCGCGGCGTTGGGCGTCGACCGCGACGAGTACGCCGCGAAGCGAGCAGCGCAGGTGCCGATGCGACGTCAGGGAACGGCCTGGGACGTCGCGAACGCCTCGTTGTTCCTGGCGAGCGACGAAGCCGCCTTCATCACGGGCGTCTGCCTCCCGGTCGATGGCGGCCAGACGGCCAGAATCGGCTGA
- a CDS encoding crotonase/enoyl-CoA hydratase family protein — MGNAVREETHGHVRRLTLCRPDRYNTITPELRDELGTALDVAERDPNVRVILFDAEGPAFCAGYGLDWSTDAQSGEEQRDERVWDSVRDQHMIGSFADTWAKLHDCSKPTVAAVQGWCIAGGTNIVFNAHLIVAGESARFGYPPSRVWGIPEAPWNWVARMGLQRARRYMLTGDEFTAAQALEMGAVLDVVPDDELHEHAMSLAQRIAQVPGNQLEMITWSLNAVADEMYDPRASRRLGTLFDGVARHTQEGLDFVERSQEVGFREAVRDRDRPFGDYGERRP, encoded by the coding sequence ATGGGGAACGCAGTTCGCGAAGAAACACACGGCCATGTGCGGCGGCTGACGCTGTGCCGACCCGATCGGTACAACACGATCACACCGGAGCTGCGAGACGAACTCGGCACTGCGCTCGACGTGGCCGAGCGCGACCCGAACGTGCGAGTGATCCTGTTCGACGCCGAAGGCCCCGCGTTCTGCGCCGGCTACGGACTCGATTGGTCGACCGACGCCCAGTCCGGCGAAGAGCAACGCGACGAACGGGTGTGGGACTCGGTGCGCGACCAACACATGATCGGTTCGTTCGCCGACACGTGGGCGAAGTTGCACGACTGTTCGAAGCCGACCGTCGCTGCCGTCCAGGGGTGGTGCATCGCCGGGGGCACCAACATCGTCTTCAACGCCCACCTGATCGTGGCCGGCGAGAGCGCCCGGTTCGGTTATCCACCGTCGCGGGTGTGGGGCATTCCGGAGGCACCCTGGAACTGGGTTGCCCGGATGGGGCTCCAGCGGGCACGCCGCTACATGCTCACCGGCGACGAGTTCACGGCGGCGCAAGCGTTGGAGATGGGCGCCGTGCTCGACGTCGTCCCCGACGACGAGTTACACGAACACGCGATGTCCTTGGCGCAACGCATCGCCCAGGTCCCGGGCAATCAGCTCGAGATGATCACCTGGTCGTTGAACGCCGTCGCCGACGAGATGTACGACCCCAGGGCGTCGCGCCGGCTCGGCACCTTGTTCGACGGGGTGGCCCGTCACACCCAGGAAGGACTCGACTTCGTCGAACGATCGCAAGAGGTCGGTTTCCGCGAAGCGGTCCGCGATCGGGACCGCCCCTTCGGCGACTACGGCGAGCGGCGCCCGTGA